Proteins encoded by one window of Rhodohalobacter sp. 614A:
- a CDS encoding FAD-dependent oxidoreductase: protein MEKIRQTREIPVIAEYDVVVCGGGPSGFIAAIAAARGGARTALIERYGFLGGMATASLVAPISVFNYNQRRIIDGIPWEFIERLIDIEGAREEKPSGNITFSPEKYKLIAQRMVLEAGVSLYFHSYITGCKKSENNLTHVILENKNGTEAIAAKYFIDCTGDADLSYQAGVPMQPKSSELQPASLIFMLGGVDTDSLPKIRHNEHKVNYHDLDIRQAFEDLDIDLPQYGGPWYCGILANDLVLVNMTRTYADMANNREATNAECVLREDVFTFVDLLKKNIPAFENAHLVMTAPQTGTRETRRIKGVHTLTGEEYIEARNFDDAISRGCHPVDIHSSSSNNQLCEFLEDAAFVPYRCLIAPGFPNLLVGGRAFSADGISSASVRVQASAMGLGQAAGVAAALCAQYGTNVSEVDIKKLRNTLIKYGANLTN from the coding sequence ATGGAGAAAATAAGACAAACAAGGGAAATACCTGTGATTGCTGAATATGATGTTGTTGTTTGTGGTGGAGGTCCTTCTGGTTTTATTGCAGCTATTGCTGCAGCAAGAGGTGGAGCTCGCACTGCGCTTATTGAACGATACGGGTTTCTTGGAGGTATGGCTACAGCAAGCCTCGTTGCGCCAATCAGTGTTTTTAACTACAATCAGCGACGAATAATAGATGGCATTCCTTGGGAGTTTATAGAACGTCTCATTGATATCGAGGGAGCCAGAGAAGAAAAACCTTCGGGTAACATTACATTTTCACCTGAAAAATATAAGCTTATTGCACAGCGTATGGTTCTTGAAGCAGGTGTATCTCTTTATTTCCATTCTTATATCACCGGTTGTAAAAAGTCTGAAAACAATTTGACTCATGTAATTCTGGAGAATAAAAATGGTACAGAAGCAATAGCTGCAAAATATTTTATTGATTGTACTGGTGATGCTGATCTTTCGTATCAGGCTGGAGTACCAATGCAGCCGAAAAGCTCAGAACTCCAACCGGCATCACTGATTTTTATGTTGGGAGGGGTTGATACGGACTCTCTTCCAAAGATTCGCCATAACGAACATAAAGTAAATTATCATGACTTAGATATCAGGCAGGCATTTGAAGATTTGGACATAGATCTTCCTCAGTATGGTGGCCCCTGGTATTGCGGAATTCTTGCCAACGATCTTGTATTAGTAAATATGACACGTACTTATGCAGATATGGCGAACAATCGTGAGGCAACAAATGCCGAGTGCGTGCTAAGGGAAGACGTATTTACATTTGTTGATCTTTTAAAAAAGAATATTCCAGCATTCGAGAATGCTCATCTTGTTATGACTGCCCCCCAAACAGGTACACGCGAAACCCGTAGAATTAAAGGGGTTCACACACTTACAGGGGAAGAATATATAGAGGCTCGTAATTTCGATGATGCTATTTCAAGGGGGTGCCATCCAGTAGACATACATTCTTCGTCATCAAATAACCAGCTGTGTGAGTTTTTAGAAGATGCTGCTTTTGTTCCATACAGGTGCTTAATAGCTCCGGGTTTCCCAAATTTGTTAGTAGGTGGAAGAGCGTTTTCAGCCGACGGCATATCTTCGGCATCGGTTCGTGTGCAGGCGTCTGCAATGGGTCTTGGACAGGCTGCTGGTGTGGCTGCTGCATTATGTGCTCAGTATGGTACAAATGTTTCGGAGGTTGATATCAAGAAACTCCGTAATACATTAATAAAATATGGAGCTAATCTTACAAATTAA
- a CDS encoding alcohol dehydrogenase catalytic domain-containing protein, whose amino-acid sequence MQQAIITEPRSLTFREVLCFSGISKDEVLLKIKCIGVCGSDIHVFHGEYPAVVYPVIQGHEFSAVVENIGKNVKKLDQR is encoded by the coding sequence ATGCAGCAAGCTATAATAACTGAACCGAGAAGCCTTACCTTTCGTGAAGTACTCTGTTTTTCTGGTATTAGTAAAGACGAGGTTCTTTTAAAAATTAAGTGCATCGGTGTATGTGGCTCAGATATTCACGTATTTCACGGAGAATACCCAGCGGTCGTTTATCCTGTTATTCAAGGCCATGAGTTTTCAGCCGTGGTAGAAAATATAGGTAAGAACGTAAAAAAATTAGACCAGAGATGA